TCGGCGTCGTCGCCATCGCGACGATCAACGCGGTCGGCGGCGGGGCGATCGCGGACATCCTGCTGGATCGGACGCCGTTCATCCTCTTCGAAGATTTCTACGCGAGCTGTGCCGTGCTGGGCGGCGTCACCTACTGGATCGGTTTGACTATCGGCGTCACCGGAAGCGGTGCCGCAGCCGCGTGCGCAGCCGTCACGGTCGGGACGCGGCTCGCGGCGGTCACCTACGGCTGGACGCTCCCGACGGCACAGACGCTCCGGCCGGTAAGCGAGAAGTTCGGCAGAGATCGGTGAGTGGGCAAACGCCAGGCTACTCACCAGTCGTACAGAAATTTCCAGGGTCGCTCGCGCTCGAGTGCACCGCTCGCCGCGAGGACCCGATCGTCTTCGAACCGGGAGCCGACCAGTTGCAGACCGACGGGGTGGCCCTCCCCCGTCAGCCCTGCCGGCGCGGCACCGACTGGGTGACCCGTCCAGTTGAACGGCCAGGTCAGCGGCCAGTCCCACGCGCTGGACTCGAGGTCCTCCTCCAGGCCGACGTCGGCCCGCGAGAGCGTCGGCGTCACGAGGAGGTCGTAGTCGGCCAGCACGTCCTGGACGGCGTCGAAAAAGCCAGTCCGGACGACCCCCGAGCGGGCGAGTTCCTCCGGACCGAATCCTTCGCCGATGTGGATCATCGCGAGCAGGCTATCGGTGACCTCGTCGGGGTGGTCCCGGAAGTCGATCCCGTGTGCCTCCTCGACGGTGGTCGCGGTCTCGAGGATCGAGATCATATACGTCGCCATCGTCGCCTCCTGCAGCTCGGCCATCGAGTAGCCGTGGTCGATCGAGACCTCGTCGACGGTCGCGCCCGCCGACTCGAGCGCGACGACGGCCTCCTCAACGACCTCGTTCACTGCCTCGTCGACCGGAAACGCGTCCAGATCCGGGCTGTAGGCGATCCGATAGTCGTCGATCTGAGTCTCGACCGCAGATCGGTAGTCGATCTCGACGGGAACGCTCGAGGGGTCCGCCGAGTGCGGGCCAGCCATCGCCTCGAGCATCACTGCAGCGTCCGCGACGGTACGGGCCATCGGTCCCTTGGTGACGTGTTGGGTCGTCCGGCCGAAGGCGCTCGGTCGGCCGTCGTCGGGAACCAGCCCGAACGTCGGCTTGATGGCGTAGATGCCACACGCTGCGGCCGGAATCCGAAGCGAGCCGCCCGCATCGCTGCCCGTCGCGAGCGGGACCATCCCTGCCCCGAGTGCCGCGGCCGAGCCGCCCGAGGAGCCGCCGGCGTTGAGGTCGGT
Above is a window of Natronorubrum tibetense GA33 DNA encoding:
- a CDS encoding amidase, translating into MSLESELTQLSATELATRIRNGDVTAKEAVEAHLERIEQFDDEINAFVTVCEDEALEAAAEADRAVESDEDVGPLHGVPLALKDLGALKAGVRHTYGSALFADNVAQETSAIVERLEDAGAIVIGKTNTPEFGHKGTTTNELVGATASPIDTDLNAGGSSGGSAAALGAGMVPLATGSDAGGSLRIPAAACGIYAIKPTFGLVPDDGRPSAFGRTTQHVTKGPMARTVADAAVMLEAMAGPHSADPSSVPVEIDYRSAVETQIDDYRIAYSPDLDAFPVDEAVNEVVEEAVVALESAGATVDEVSIDHGYSMAELQEATMATYMISILETATTVEEAHGIDFRDHPDEVTDSLLAMIHIGEGFGPEELARSGVVRTGFFDAVQDVLADYDLLVTPTLSRADVGLEEDLESSAWDWPLTWPFNWTGHPVGAAPAGLTGEGHPVGLQLVGSRFEDDRVLAASGALERERPWKFLYDW